A single window of Channa argus isolate prfri chromosome 2, Channa argus male v1.0, whole genome shotgun sequence DNA harbors:
- the dmxl2 gene encoding dmX-like protein 2 isoform X1 gives MHLHQVLTGAVNPGDCCYSVGSVNDIPFTAYGSGCDLVILASDFECVQIIPGAQNGNIQVGCVECSHQLGRIAASYGNTVCIFEPLSTNPNKRHKHLNYQWQKTGQFFLDAITYNLAWDPQGNRILAATERLQLWAPPLADALIEEEDGQMTEDRPHPVLNDWNCVWQCKTAASVHIAKWSPDGEYFATIGKDDCLLKVWYPTTGWRSAVVVQDPSDKKPFPVHFSFVYLAHPRSVTGMSWRKTSKYMPKGSVCNVLLTSCEDGVCRLWSETLLPEDSLLGGQISENTHSFSSSLPGLAGNKDKIQHALESIHHLKHLRRGRRRSSALVAHSELLPSQLGTQDMHTHRHIAHHANALCHFHISASINPNTDIPPVLADSASFNADDGSGGGGFMVHWLNNKDLSFTSSMDLFMLQLRKLSEQQLDQTTEDPPDPEGSPMKFEFDLDDISDKASSEPGEEGEPGEQGSTKASSPGSSSSMPLPSMLLERKMEILITEWNKSPDMLFTIHPADGSFLVWHVKYLDEFNQGIFRQVQVSFSSRIPVAFPTGDANSLSKNILMYACTLTEGESAGAVEQQRMVQRVKRSASASAGFGSPALAPSTNPHPGISPAVMMVSKHVDGSLNQWAVTFAERSAFSNVLTVSHKFRYCGHRFHLNDQACHTVLPLLLTTSHHNALLTPPSAPSSLEGEQPPTFPLPKGLPSRKQLRNAATRTFHDPNAIYSELILWRVDHIGPLSCTGGVSELARINSLHTSAFSNVAWLPTLVPSSVLGTYCNSASACFVASDGKNLRLYQAVVDARKLLDELSDPETSKLVGEVFNIVSQQSTARPGCIIELDVITNQCGANTQLLHVFQEDFILGYKPHKELDAYTPVFPSGEDFQPAPFSEKFFLVVIEKDLNKNSVLQMWHLHLKSVQACVDEPSPEFSFQSQLMVPNQGVNADSSPETSPIRPLPRSASTANLQSASKLILSSKLVYSKRLDLPHGVEVTRATPSAGHLSSSSIYPVCLAPYMIVTTCSDSAVRFWHCAVETDDRYREDAQDNRVYRWEPWALMNEEEDNNSAVCVPGRPVAVSCSYIGRLAVAFKQPRQGQLQGSREDFSMHVSIYECESTGGSEWVLEQTVHLDDFTRPTSTLDPRVSVDSNLFVYSRSDLYMSRDHSSPNIKHYVHLDWLSKEDGSHILTVGVGSNILMYGRISGIVNEQTGSKEGVAVITLPLGGSIKQGIRSRWILLRSVDLLSSVDGTPSLPVSLSWVRDGILVVGMDCEMHVYAQWHQDKKPGEGDEGNLSSSDIAGGQITGSSSVTEGRSRSKSVFEGSAAVDEGLRAPAGLQEGGLFEAAHSLSPTLPQYHPNQLLELMDLGKVRRAKAILAHLVKCIAGEVAVVRDVEAGEGGARRHLSRTISVTGSTAKDTIVAGRDGGRDYTEINSIPPLPLYALMLADLDTSYKGLEEAAMGTKVAEGEGPKKSTEDQYVDLFQVPTVTTDDFVNFATDKPEKKSRVINLSQYGPTYFGQEHAQVLSSHLMHSSLPGLTRLEQMFLVALADTVATTSAEVNSSTDKEYTGGEALDECGLRYLLAMRLRTCLLTSLPPLYRMQLLHQGLSTCHFAWAFHSEAEEELLNMIPAMQRGDPQWSELRAVGVGWWIRNINTLRKMVEKLGKAAFQRHNDPLDAALFYLAMKKKAVLWGLFRSQHDDKMTQFFKNNFSEDRWRKAALKNAFSLLGKQRFEQSAAFFLLAGSLKDAIEVLLEKMEDLQLAMIVARLYEADFEKSSTCQGLLYEKVLGCNRDGSGYHCSRLHPDPFLRSIAYWIMKNYTKALDTLLERIPKEDNENPDVMVKSCNPVVFSFYNFLRTHPLIIRRHFANSESTAAAVGLTAEKSSADEINLIERKLFFTTANAHFKVGCPVLALEVLSKIPRVMKKSGSSPLSKASSKANLNSSQPLQNGTEGGLDWGSPAVSAIAWGGNDSVGGLDWSQPLVKVEENELNLEWGDDKEDAEDAEDEDEDDGLTMKKPEPETKGHGGSESDGSRLQREDSQGDSEVDVIAEQLKFRACLKVLMTELRTLATGFEVDGGKLRFQLYSWLEKEIAAMHKICNYKVEGKEENSETEHWGDHTGSVDFSDEAQECTEAGAYERHQMERRRLQAKQQHSERRKAWLRKNQALLRVFLSYCSLHGAKGGGVTSVRMELLFLLQESQQETTVKQLQSPLPLPTTLPLLSAYIAPTKTVIANPVLHLSNHIHDILYTITSMEAPPHPDIIDDKVNALHTLAASLSACIYQALCDSHSYSSQADANQFTGMVYQGLLLSERKRLRTESIEEHITPNSAPAQWPGVSSLISLLTSAREEDQPRLNVLLCEAVVAVYLALLIHGLGTHSSNELFRLAAHPLNNRMWAAVFGGGAKVIIKPKRPEAPAADFEAARPEEFQGETGPKQSSPIPNPTPIPTETQKPKRPPPPISGREGLGNMAPATKASLAPPQPPAEDVDRYRRRFNMRMLVPGRPVKETPATPPPVPTERPAYREKFIPPELSMWDYFVAKPFLPLSDSNALYDSDESGAEDDEEDDDDAFLSDTQMTEHSDPNSYSWALIRLVMVKLAHHNVKNFLPLTGLDFTDLPVSSPLSNAVLKTLENWEQLLLERMNKFDGPPPNYINTYPTDLSAGGGPAILRHKAMLEPDNTPFKTKNHQSFPARRLWHFLVKQEVLQETLIRYIFTKKRKQSESIENHMDHISPNCIAGASSPYKVEADLGYPGGKAKIIHKESDIIMAFAINKANSNEIVLASTHDVQEVDVSTLVAVQPYTWIGEDFDKESRSSDDIDVRSSHTNIAQGSSVPFAPPQMPVSASMPWLGSGQTSMGASVIMKRNLNNVKRMTSHPIYQYYMTGAQDGSVRMFEWNRPQQLICFRQAGNARVTRLYFNSQGNKCGVADGEGFLSLWQVNQTSSNPKPYLSWQCHTKTCGDFAFITSSSLIATAGQSNDNRNVCLWDTLISPSNTMVHAFPCHENGATVLQYAPKQQLLITGGRKGFVCVFDIRQRQLLHTFQAHDSAIKALALDAFEDFFLTGSAEGNMKVWKLAGHGLMHSFSNEHAKQSIFRNIGAGVMQVETQPNNRIFTCGADGTLKMRVLPDRYNIPNSLVDTL, from the exons ATTGCTGCCTCCTATGGAAACACAGTCTGCATATTTGAACCTCTTTCTACTAACCCAAACAAACGCCACAAG CATCTTAACTATCAGTGGCAAAAGACAGGGCAGTTCTTCCTCGATGCCATTACCTACAACCTGGCCTGGGACCCACAAG GGAATCGTATCCTAGCAGCAACTGAGCGGCTCCAGCTGTGGGCTCCTCCACTGGCAGATGCCCTTatagaggaggaggatgggcAAATGACTGAGGACAGGCCCCACCCTGTCCTCAATGACTGGAACTGTGTCTGGCAATGCAa AACTGCTGCATCTGTTCACATTGCCAAGTGGTCTCCCGATGGAGAGTACTTTGCAACAATTGGAAAG GATGACTGTTTACTTAAGGTGTGGTATCCTACCACGGGGTGGCGTTCTGCTGTGGTGGTCCAGGACCCCTCTGATAAAAAACCTTTTCCTGTTCACTTTTCCTTTGTTTACCTTGCCCATCCTCGCTCTGTCACTGGTATGTCCTGGAGGAAGACCAGCAAGTACATGCCCAA gggttcagtgtgcAATGTGTTGCTCACCTCCTGTGAGGATGGTGTATGTAGGTTGTGGTCAGAGACCCTACTACCAGAAGATAGCCTGCTTGGGGGACAGATCTCTGAGAACACACACTCCTTCAGCTCTAGTCTGCCAGGCCTGGCAGGCAATAAAGACAAGATTCAGCATGCTTTGGAG TCAATCCACCACCTGAAGCATCTGCGTCGTGGCCGCCGACGGTCCTCTGCTCTGGTGGCACACAGTGAACTACTCCCCTCTCAGCTTGGCACACAGGACATGCACACTCACCGCCACATTGCTCATCATGCAAATGCCCTGTGTCACTTTCATATCTCAGCCAGTATTAACCCCAACACAG aTATCCCACCAGTGCTGGCTGACTCCGCATCGTTCAACGCAGATGATGGCAGTGGTGGTGGAGGCTTCATGGTTCATTGGCTTAACAATAAGGACCTCAGCTTCACTTCTTCTATGGACCTTTTTATGCTGCAGCTCAGAAAACTGTCTGAACAGCAACTGGACCAGACTACTGAGGACCCTCCAGACCCTGAAGGATCTCCTATGAAGTTTGAATTTG ATCTGGACGACATTTCTGACAAAGCCTCCTCAGAGCCCGGGGAGGAGGGGGAGCCAGGGGAGCAGGGAAGTACCAAGGCATCATCTCCAGGCTCCAGCTCTAGTATGCCGTTGCCCTCTATGCTACTTGAAAGAAAGATGGAGATTCTGATCACAGAGTGGAACAAGAGCCCAGACATGCTGTTTACCATCCATCCTGCTGATGGGTCATTTCTAGTTTGGCATGTAAAATACTTGGACGAATTCAACCAAGGGATCTTCAGACAGGTTCAG GTGTCTTTTTCTTCCCGTATTCCAGTGGCATTTCCTACAGGTGATGCCAACTCACTTAGTAAAAACATTCTCATGTATGCCTGCACTTTGACTGAGGGTGAAAGTGCTGGGGCAGTGGAGCAGCAGAGGATGGTCCAACGTGTTAAACGCTCAGCTTCAGCCTCAGCTGGTTTTGGTTCACCCGCTTTGGCCCCCTCTACTAATCCTCACCCTGGTATCAGTCCTGCTGTCATGATGGTCTCCAAGCATGTCGATGGATCTCTCAACCAG TGGGCAGTTACATTTGCTGAGCGTTCTGCTTTCTCCAACGTTTTGACCGTATCTCACAAGTTCCGGTACTGCGGCCATCGCTTCCATCTGAATGATCAAGCCTGCCACACAGTGCTGCCACTGCTACTCACCACTTCACACCATAATGCCCTGCTTACCCCTCCCTCAGCCCCTAGCAGCCTGGAAGGAGAGCAGCCACCTACCTTTCCCCTACCAAAGGGACTTCCCAG CAGGAAGCAGCTTCGTAATGCAGCTACTAGGACCTTTCATGACCCCAACGCTATCTATAGTGAGCTGATCTTGTGGAGGGTGGATCACATTGGACCCCTGTCCTGCACTGGAGGGGTCTCTGAACTGGCCCGTATCAACTCTCTGCACACATCTGCCTTCAGCAATGTTGCTTGGCTACCTACACTTGTACCCAGCTCTGTACTCG GAACTTACTGCAACAGTGCTAGTGCCTGCTTCGTGGCATCAGATGGTAAAAACCTGCGTCTCTATCAAGCTGTGGTGGATGCAAGAAAACTACTGGATGAGTTGTCAGATCCTGAAACTTCT AAACTCGTGGGCGAAGTGTTCAACATTGTCAGCCAGCAGTCCACTGCCAGACCTGGATGTATTATTGAGTTGGATGTCATTACTAACCAG TGTGGCGCCAACACCCAGCTACTTCATGTCTTTCAAGAGGACTTCATTCTAGGTTATAAGCCTCATAAAGAACTAGACGCATATACACCTGTCTTTCCATCTGGTGAAG ATTTTCAACCTGCCCCATTCTCTGAGAAATTCTTCCTGGTGGTGATAGAAAAGGACCTTAACAAAAATTCTGTCCTTCAGATGTGGCACTTGCATCTCAAATCTGTGCAGGCCTGTGTTG ATGAGCCGAGCCCAGAGTTTAGCTTTCAGAGCCAGCTAATGGTTCCCAATCAAGGAGTGAATGCAGACTCTTCTCCTGAGACCTCTCCAATCAGACCCCTACCACGGTCAGCATCTACAGCAAACCTGCAATCAGCCAGCAAACTCATCCTCAGCTCCAAGCTGGTGTACAGCAAACGGCTTGACCTGCCCCATGGGGTAGAGGTAACCAGGGCTACTCCCTCTGCAG GTCATCTCAGTTCCTCCTCCATCTACCCTGTGTGCCTGGCTCCATACATGATTGTTACTACCTGCTCAGACTCAGCTGTACGGTTCTGGCACTGTGCTGTGGAGACTGATGACAGATATAGGGAGGATGCACAGGACAACAGAGTGTATCGCTGGGAGCCTTGGGCACTGATGAATGAGGAAGAAGACAACAATAGTGCAGTTTGTGTTCCAGGGCGGCCTGTAGCTGTGTCCTGCTCCTATATTGGTAGGCTGGCTGTAGCCTTTAAACAGCCACGACAAGGACAG CTGCAGGGTTCTCGAGAGGACTTCTCTATGCATGTGTCCATTTATGAGTGTGAGTCTACTGGTGGGTCAGAGTGGGTTTTGGAACAAACTGTCCACCTGGATGACTTTACCAGACCAACATCAACTCTGGATCCAAGAGTCAGTGTAGACTCCAACCTCTTTGTCTACAGCAG GTCCGATTTGTACATGAGCAGAGACCATAGCTCCCCCAACATTAAGCACTATGTTCACCTGGACTGGCTGTCGAAAGAGGATGGCTCTCATATCCTTACTGTGGGAGTTGGATCAAACATTCTTATGTATGGCCGTATCTCTGGCATCGTCAATGAGCAGACTGGCAGTAAAGAAGGGGTGGCTGTCATCACCCTTCCTCTAGGGGGCAGTATCAAACAGGGGATCCGCTCACGCTGGATCTTGCTTCGGTCTGTGGACCTCCTGTCTTCTGTGGATGGCACGCCgtctctgcctgtctccctTTCCTGGGTGAGGGACGGCATCCTGGTGGTGGGCATGGACTGTGAAATGCACGTTTATGCCCAATGGCACCAGGACAAGAAGCCTGGTGAGGGGGATGAGGGTAACCTGTCATCCTCAGACATTGCTGGGGGTCAAATCACGGGTTCCTCTTCTGTAACTGAAGGGAGATCCAGATCCAAAAGTGTGTTTGAAGGGAGTGCTGCAGTTGATGAGGGCCTCCGTGCTCCCGCAGGGCTTCAGGAAGGGGGACTGTTTGAGGCAGCTCACTCTTTGTCTCCAACTCTACCCCAGTACCATCCAAACCAACTACTGGAACTCATGGACCTGGGCAAGGTTCGCCGTGCAAAG GCCATTCTTGCACACCTGGTGAAGTGTATTGCAGGGGAAGTTGCTGTAGTGAGGGATGTGGAGGCAGGTGAAGGTGGAGCTAGAAGACATCTGTCCCGTACCATCAGTGTGACTGGCAGCACAGCAAAAGACACCATTGTGGCTGGCCGTGATGGGGGCAGGGACTACACAGAGATAAATTCTATCCCTCCCCTGCCACTCTATGCCCTCATGTTGGCTGACCTAGACACCTCTTATAAGGGATTAGAAGAGGCTGCAATGGGAACTAAGGTGGCCGAGGGTGAAGGACCAAAAAAATCCACAGAGGACCAATATGTTGACCTCTTCCAG GTGCCAACAGTTACCACTGATGACTTTGTAAACTTTGCAACTGACAAACCAGAAAAGAAGTCTCGAGTAATTAACCTCTCTCAGTATGGCCCCACCTACTTTGGACAAGAGCATGCTCAG GTATTGTCCAGTCACTTAATGCACTCAAGCTTACCAGGGCTGACCAGACTAGAGCAGATGTTTTTGGTGGCTTTGGCTGATACTGTTGCAACCACCAGTGCTGAGGTCAACAGTTCTACTGATAAAGAGTACACAG gTGGTGAGGCACTTGATGAGTGTGGCTTGAGGTATCTGCTGGCCATGCGTCTTCGTACCTGCCTGCTGACCTCTCTACCCCCCCTCTACCGCATGCAGCTGCTCCACCAGG GCTTATCAACATGCCACTTTGCATGGGCCTTCCACTCAGAAGCTGAGGAAGAGCTGCTTAATATGATCCCAGCCATGCAGAGAGGAGACCCACAATGGTCTGAGCTCAGAGCTGTTGGAGTGGGTTGGTGGATACGCAATATTAACACTCTGCGGAAAATGGTGGAGAAG TTAGGAAAAGCTGCATTCCAAAGACACAATGACCCATTAGATGCTGCACTGTTCTACTTAGCCATGAAGAAGAAAGCAGTCTTGTGGGGACTCTTTAG GTCTCAACATGATGACAAAATGACACAGTTCTTCAAGAACAACTTCAGTGAAGATCGCTGGAGAAAAGCAGCGCTGAAAAATGCTTTCTCCCTGTTGGGAAAGCAGCGCTTTGAACAGTCTGCTGCCTTCTTTCTACTGGCTGGATCACTCAAAGATGCCATAGAG GTGCTGTTGGAAAAGATGGAGGATCTTCAGTTAGCCATGATAGTGGCAAGACTGTATGAGGCTGACTTTGAGAAGTCGTCCACTTGCCAAGGCCTCCTTTATGAGAAGGTCCTGGGCTGTAACAGAGATGGAAGTGGTTACCACTGTTCCAGGCTGCACCCTGATCCATTCCTCCGCAGCATAGCCTACTGGATCATGAAGAATTACACCAAAGCCCTGGACACATTGTTGGAGCGAATCCCTAAAGAAGATAATGAGAACCCTG ATGTGATGGTGAAATCTTGCAACCCTGTGGTCTTTAGTTTCTATAACTTCCTGAGGACACATCCTTTGATCATCCGTCGCCACTTTGCAAATTCAgaaagcacagcagcagctgtgggcCTGACTGCTGAAAAAAGCAGTGCAGATGAAATCAACCTTATTGAGCGCAAACTATTCTTCACTACTGCCAATGCACACTTCAAG GTGGGCTGCCCTGTTCTGGCTCTGGAAGTGCTTTCCAAGATTCCAAGAGTTATGAAGAAATCTGGTTCCTCGCCTCTCAGCAAAGCCTCATCCAAGGCCAACTTAAACTCAAGCCAACCCTTGCAAAATGGCACTGAGGGAGGTTTGGACTGGGGCTCGCCAGCTGTGTCTGCCATTGCCTGGGGAGGAAATGATAGTGTGGGTGGGTTGGATTGGAGCCAGCCTTTAGTCAAAGTTGAGGAAAATGAGCTGAATCTGGAATGGGGAGATGACAAGGAAGATGCTGAAGATgctgaagatgaggatgaggacgaTGGTCTGACTATGAAGAAACCAGAGCCTGAGACCAAAGGACATGGGGGCTCAGAGAGTGATGGGTCCAGACTCCAAAGGGAGGACTCACAG GGTGATTCCGAGGTGGATGTGATAGCAGAGCAGTTGAAGTTCCGAGCCTGTCTAAAGGTCCTGATGACAGAGCTGCGTACACTTGCCACAGGCTTTGAGGTGGATGGAGGGAAGCTCCGTTTTCAGCTATATAGTTGGCTGGAGAAGGAAATAGCAGCCATGCATAAGATCTGCAACTACAAg GTAGAGGGAAAGGAGGAAAATTCAGAAACAGAGCACTGGGGAGACCATACAGGGTCAGTGGACTTTTCAGATGAGGCCCAAGAGTGTACAGAGGCCGGAGCCTATGAGCGTCACCAGATGGAGCGACGCCGTCTTCAGGCCAAGCAGCAGCACTCTGAGAGACGCAAGGCATGGTTGAGAAAGAACCAGGCCCTGTTGAGGGTGTTTCTGTCCTACTGCAGCCTTCATGGAGCCAAGGGAGGTGGAGTCACCTCTGTTCGCATGGAGCTCCTGTTCCTTTTGCAGGAGAGCCAGCAG GAGACCACAGTGAAGCAGCTGCAGtctcctctgcctctgcctACTACGCTGCCTCTGCTGTCAGCTTACATTGCCCCCACAAAAACGGTCATAGCTAATCCTGTACTCCACCTCAGCAACCACATTCACGACATCCTCTACACCATCACCTCCATGGAGGCCCCGCCACATCCTGATATCATAGATGATAAG GTTAACGCTCTACACACGCTAGCTGCATCTTTGTCTGCTTGTATCTATCAAGCACTATGTGACAGCCACAGCTACAG CAGTCAGGCAGACGCCAACCAATTTACAGGGATGGTGTACCAGGGCCTGTTGCTCAGTGAGAGGAAAAGACTTCGCACAGAAAGCATTGAAGAACACATAACTCCTAACTCTGCTCCTGCACAGTGGCCAG GTGTGTCGTCCCTGATTTCTCTGTTGACGTCTGCCAGGGAGGAGGACCAGCCAAGactcaatgtgctgctgtgtgaagCGGTCGTGGCTGTTTATCTAGCACTGCTTATTCATGGCCTGGGCACTCATAGTAGCAATGAACTCTTCCGTCTGGCTGCACATCCGCTCAACAATCGCATGTGGGCTGCTGTGTTTGGAGGAGGGGCTAAAGTCATTATTAAGCCAAAGAGGCCTGAGGCACCAGCtg CTGATTTTGAGGCAGCCAGGCCAGAGGAGTTTCAAGGAGAGACAGGACCTAAGCAGAGCAGCCCCATCCCAAACCCCACTCCTATTCCCACTGAAACCCAAAAACCCAAACGGCCCCCTCCTCCAATTTCGGGGCGAGAGGGGTTGGGCAATATGGCACCAGCAACTAAGGCCAGCT TGGCTCCCCCTCAGCCACCAGCAGAGGATGTAGACCGATACAGACGTAGGTTCAACATGAGGATGCTCGTTCCTGGACGCCCTGTAAAGGAGACACCGGCCACCCCACCTCCTGTTCCCACAGAGAGACCTGCCTACAGAGAAAAGTTCATTCCTCCAGAACTGAGCATGTGGGACTACTTTGTGGCTAAA CCCTTCCTGCCACTGTCAGACAGCAATGCTCTGTATGACTCGGATGAGAGTGgtgcagaggatgatgaagaagatgatgacGATGCCTTCCTTTCTGACACACAGATGACAGAGCACTCTGACCCCAACTCCTACAG CTGGGCTCTGATTCGCCTGGTCATGGTAAAACTGGCTCATCACAATGTCAAGAACTTCCTTCCTCTCACTGGCCTTGACTTCACAG ACCTGCCAGTCTCCTCCCCCCTTAGTAATGCTGTGTTAAAGACTTTAGAGAACTGGGAACAGCTTCTGCTAGAGCGAATGAATAAGTTTGATGGCCCGCCTCCAAACTACATTAACACTTACCCCACTGACCTCAGTGCCGGAGGTGGCCCTGCCATACTCCGACACAAGGCCATGCTGGAGCCAGACAACACACCCTTCAA GACAAAGAATCACCAGTCTTTTCCAGCCCGTCGTCTTTGGCATTTTCTGGTCAAACAGGAGGTTCTACAGGAGACTTTGATTCGTTACATCTTTACTAAGAAAAGGAAGCAGAGCGAG TCTATAGAGAACCATATGGACCATATAAGCCCAAACTGCATAGCGGGAGCTAGCAGTCCTTATAAG GTAGAGGCAGATCTGGGCTACCCAGGAGGAAAAGCTAAAATCATTCATAAAGAGTCTGATATAATCATGGCATTTGCCATCAATAAG GCTAACTCCAATGAGATAGTGTTGGCCTCCACTCATGATGTCCAGGAGGTGGATGTGTCAACTTTAGTGGCCGTCCAACCCTACACCTGGATAGGGGAAGACTTTGATAAGGAGTCCCGCAG ctctgACGACATAGATGTTCGTTCCTCTCATACCAACATTGCTCAGGGTAGCTCTGTCCCCTTTGCACCACCTCAGATGCCAGTCTCTGCATCCATGCCATGGCTTGGCAGTGGGCAAACCAGCATGGGAGCAAGTGTG attatGAAGAGGAATCTGAATAATGTGAAGAGAATGACATCCCATCCCATTTATCAGTATT acatgACAGGGGCTCAGGACGGTAGTGTGAGAATGTTTGAGTGGAACAGACCTCAGCAGCTCATTTGCTTTAGACAAGCAGGCAATGCCAGAGTCACTCGGCTTTATTTCAACTCCCAGGGCAATAag TGTGGAGTCGCTGATGGAGAGGGCTTCCTCAGTCTCTGGCAGGTCAATCAGACATCATCCAACCCCAAACCCTACCTG AGTTGGCAATGCCACACTAAGACCTGTGGTGATTTTGCCTTCATCACGTCCTCCAGCCTAATTGCCACTGCAGGACAGTCCAATGATAACAG aaatgtttgcCTGTGGGATACTTTGATTTCACCAAGCAATACCATGGTCCATG CCTTCCCCTGCCATGAGAATGGGGCCACTGTGCTACAGTATGCTCCTAAACAGCAGCTGCTGATCACTGGAGGCAGAAAGGgctttgtgtgcgtgtttgacATCCGCCAAAGGCAGCTGCTTCACACTTTCCAGGCCCATGACTCAGCCATAAAAGCCCTCGCACTGGATGCTTTTGAGGACTTCTTCCTCACTGGCTCTGCAGAGGGCAACATGAAG GTGTGGAAGTTAGCCGGCCACGGGCTCATGCATTCTTTTAGCAACGAACATGCCAAGCAGTCCATCTTTCGCAACATCGGTGCCGGTGTGATGCAGGTGGAGACACAGCCCAATAATCGCATCTTCACCTGTGGAGCAGACGGCACCCTGAAAATGAGGGTCCTCCCTGACCGCTACAATATCCCCAACAGTTTGGTTGACACCCTGTAA